AACTAGCCAAAATTCTCAAGCTCCTATCCGTTCGGGTAGTGGTGGCGCGGAGGCATCATCGGTACCATTTCCTAATGGGCACCAAGGCAATCATGCCAATCTGCCCATTTCCAGTGGAGGAAGCAGACATGAAAACCTGGCGCAAACCGACGACCGCCGAAATCCGGGTCGGCACGGAAATCAACGCCTACGCCTGCGCCGGCCTGTAATCGGCACGGTAGCTTTCCAGTCAGAACAAGTGTTCACTTCGGCCACTCAGGCCGGCCGCGGCTCGAAATGGGCGAAGAACTGCCCTGTGCCGTCCGGCGCGCTGGCATCGTAATTCAGCGCGCAGAGTCGCAGCCGGCCGGCATCGCCCAACTCAGGCCCGGCCAGCATGCTGTGAAAGCTCTCACCGCCGAGCAAACGATGGGCGGTGGTCAGGTACAGGCGCGAAAGCCTGTGGCCCCGCATCATGGTGTCGAGCATGCGCGGCCCCGTCAGCAGATAGATGCTGCGCAGCCCCCGCCGACCGAGTTCATCGACCAGCGGCCCACCCTCCACCGACGCTCCCGATCCGACGGCCAGCACCTCATGGCCGGCGG
The sequence above is drawn from the Azospirillum lipoferum 4B genome and encodes:
- the pqqA gene encoding pyrroloquinoline quinone precursor peptide PqqA, which produces MKTWRKPTTAEIRVGTEINAYACAGL